In Brassica napus cultivar Da-Ae chromosome C2, Da-Ae, whole genome shotgun sequence, the sequence TGTTTTGATGGGTATAGGTCGCTCGTGCAagctctataacttcaaatgcAAGGGATTCTCTATACCAAAGCTTGCCACCTGATATAAAACTGGCTCTCCGTTCCAAGATTAAGTCCTTCAACGTCGATAAAGAGGTAATGTCTTCTTGTCTACACTCTCTGATCTACAAAACTGAAGAAAGAATGTGCTCTTATGTTTCTCCTTACAGCTTTCAGTGACACAAATTAAGGACGAGATGGAGAGGACACTGCATTGGCTTGTCCCTATTGCAGCCAACACAACCAAGTAAGAAGCCTGACCATTCTTTCGTTACCTTGACTTAACATTATGGCTAAAGATTGTTGAATGGGTTGTTCATTGCAGAGCTCATCATGGTTTCGGTTGGGTTGGAGAGTGGGCAAATACAGGGTGAGTGGTTGAATGAAAATGAGACACTGCAACTGCTCTCTGCTTGCatgttttttcaatgtttttgtttttaccttTTCAGGAGTGACTTCACTAGTAAGCCTAGTGGTGGAGAGATACTACGAATCGAAACACTTTACCACGCTAGTAAAGAAAAGACAGAGATCTACATTCTTGGACAGATCATTTGGTTACAGCATTTGGTTACAAAAGCAAAGAGTGAAGCACGTGGAGGTCCTAAGCTTTCTTCTATCAAGTCTAGGAACCAGCAATTGGTATCTGAACCACTCAGTGTCCCGTTAGTAAcagaggaggaacaaaagatgTTAGAGGAGGCGAGCATGAGGAGGAAGAGGGGAACTCCATGTGTTAGCAAGAGTCATGATTTTGATTCAGAGTACTCGCGTGTGAGGAAGTGTGACCCTCTGAGCAGAAGCAGTGAGTATTTTCGTGGAGTGAGAAGAAGCAAATCAGCTGCTGTGAAGAGGTTTTCTTCAGGTTTTCCATTTCTTGATTTTGTTATCGATAAGGAGAAGGCGTTGGATGTTATTGATCGTGTTGATGTGCCGAGAGATTACAGAGCGTTGTTGAAAGAAGGTAGCTTAAGCTTCTAATGGAGTGTGGTTGAGGCCAATGTACAAAACTGGCTTCTGGTTCATGTGTTGGGTTGTACATAAGAGCATAAGAGAATGCTGTTGGAAGAAGCTGTTTATGCGACATGTTAGAtcatttacaatattttattcaATATAGTGGTACACTTTTCAGAAAGTTTCAAATAGCGATGATGATTAAATGACTTGCACCATTCTCTAAACGCAGTAAGAGACTAACATCAAGTAATCATAATCATACATTGAAATTAGAATCTGCAAGACTTGAAACATTTATTTCAACAAGTAAAGTAGAGGCAAAAGAACCAAAAATTCGAGTAATAGTGAATAAATATGTTCAACATCATCTCGCAgctcttacaaaaaaaatgatgtgaATCGCAATGCATTAGCAGCGCCACCTTAaagcatagtttttttttcgttattgtcaacaaaagaagaaaatgagaagaGGGCATATCCAAAAGAGATGAATCAAGCACTTAAGCTGCTgcctccttggagatcttctcTGCTTTCGCAACCACCTCGTCAATGCCACCAACCATGTAAAATGATTGTTCAGGAAGATCATCGTACTTACCATCGAGCAAACCCTGCAACAATTTACAATTCATATTAGTTCAAATATAGCAAAACAAAGATGTAGTGAAGAAGAAAGTCATATGTGCATTATATACCTGGAAACTGTTGATGTTTTCCTTAAGGTCAACGTATTTTCCAGGGGCACCCGTGAAGATCTCAGCAACATGGAATGGTTGACTCAAGAATCTCTGGATCTTACGGGCACGGGCAACGGTCAGCTTGTCATCTTCACTTAGCTCATCCATTCCCAAAATGGCAATAATATCTTGCAAGTTCTTGTAGTTCTGCAACACTTTCTGCACACCACGAGCAGTGTTGTAGTGCTCCTCACCAAGAATGTGAGGCGAGAGCATACGGGATGTTGAATCCAGAGGATCCACAGCAGGATAGATACCAAGCTCGGAAATCTTCACATGGGAAAGAGGAAAGTATCTTTATAAGGATTACACAGAGTATTTTTGAAAAGACGCATCAGAAGGAGACAAGTTCAGACCTGTCTAGACAGCACGGTTGTGGCGTCTAAATGAGCAAAGGTTGTGGCAGGAGCAGGATCTGTCAAATCATCAGCAGGGACATAGATGGCTTGGACAGAGGTGATAGAACCTTTCTTGGTGGTTGTGATTCTCTCTTGAAGAGCCCCAAGATCGGAAGCAAGAGTTGGCTGGTAACCCACAGCAGATGGGATACGACCAAGCAAAGCAGACACTTCAGAGTTGGCCTTCACAAGAGAGTATACTGAGTTAATTACAACTTCTTTATCAAACTACAGGTACAGAGAAATAGAGCAAACGACAAGGCTCACCTGAGTGAAACGGAAAATGTTGTCAATGAAAAGCAACACATCTTGGCCCTCAGCATCACGGAAATACTCAGCAACAGTCAAACCAGTAAGTCCAACACGGGCACGGGCACCCGGGGGCTCGTTCATTTGTCCATACACAAGAGCACATTTGCTCTCAGACTGTTAGAGaggaaaaacaaagagaactcAGCAACAAAGAATAGGAAAAGAATAGGTGAAGAATAATCCAAATAATTTGAAAACCTGCTTCTCGCCTAGCTTGATGACACCACTCTCAATCATTTCTCTGTACAAGTCATTCCCTTCACGAGTTCTTTCTCCCACACCAGCAAACACGGAGAAACCACCTTCATCACAAGATACCAGTTAATAACTAAAATTAGAGCCCCATAGGGCAAACTACTTAGGGAAATCATGAGAATACAAATATACAAACCATGAGCTTTGGCGACATTGTTAATCAGTTCCATAATGAGCACTGTCTTCCCAACACCAGCACCACCAAAGAGCCCAATCTTTCCTCCTCTCTGGTAAGGAGCAAGCAGATCAACAACCTGGAATGAAAAGCAACAAACTTTAGCTTGTAACATGAACAACAACACGTGTAGCCTATAATAACAAGCCCAAAATCTACCTTAATACCAGTGGCAAGAATCTCTTGCCCAGTAGCTAGATCAACCAAAGCTGGAGCATCTCTGTGAATAGGTAGGTAGTGCTCAGTCTCTACGCaaccgcaaaaaaaaaacacattatcaTGACATTTTCACTGAAATTAAAACACTGATCAAAAGTATCTCAAAAACACTTACTAATCTCGCCTCTCTCATCAATGGGTTCTCCAAGAACATTCATAATACGTCCAAGAGTAGCTCTCCCAACAGGAACCTtataaagagaaaacaaaataaatgatttaaacaCTAAGTTCCTTGTAAATGAATATACTTTAGTGTATCTTCACAAAGTCAACATAGAATTTAACAGATCTAAACACGTGGAAACTACTTACGGTGATCGGAGCTCCCGTGTTGAGCACGCGCCTTCCACGAACGAGACCCTCAGTACCATCCATAGCAATAGTCCTAACAACATTCTGACCCAAGTGATGAGACACCTCAAGCACCAGCCTCGTGGGATGATCCTGCACCTCGAGTGACGTCATGATCGGAGGCAACCCTTCCTGATCTTCGAACCTCACATCCACAATGGCTCCGATCACCTGGCAAACCTTCCCGATCGCGCCTTTCCCGCCGTAATCGtaactcttcttcttcccctcATCCTTAGCTGGACCAGCCGCAGCTGAATTAGCCGGCGAGGAGGTTGAATACTCAGCGACGCGTCCGAGGATGTCGCCGAAAGGAGCAGCGCGGCGAGCTGGGGAAGGAGAGGGGAGCCTAGGGTTGCGGCTTCCGAATTTGGCGGCGGATCTGGCGGAGGATGAACGGAGAAGCGACGATAAGACTCTCCGAGACGCCATTAGTGTGAAAGAGGAAATGGCTAGGGTAACTACAGTACCTGGAATCTATAAGATGGTGTGGTTCTGTTTTAGGAAACTTCCATCGTTATTGGGCTTCTGTAATGCGCTTATTTGGGCCTAAATCATGCTTTGGAGAAAAAGACTGAtgtacaaataatatttatgctaaataatatttatgcaCTTTAAAAGCGCCAGATTGAATTTTTGATTGAAAATTGTATTGTctataaaatgtataataattatacaatatCTGTGAATTTAAAGATATATTATGTTTCTATTTTGTGTAAACGATTTTATATAGTTGGCTAACATTATAGGATTCTAAACTGTTAGAATACGTGGTGTTTGTTTGAATTTGTATCCTGTAAATACAGTgtgattattaatatttttgtgatcgttaatattctaaataaacaaccttctaagttttttttgggtaaaaaatagaagaaagtTGAAAGTGTTTCTTAACATTTACACCCGAAAAAATaagtgaataattttttttaaaaaaaaatctccattTAAAATAGTATGAAAATCGATCAATGaaatgattttcaaaatttcaccCGATAGTGTAGTGTATTACTTCCAACTTGGAAGGTTGGTAATTCTTAATTTCTCATGATATCCCAATTTTCTTCATATCTCTATAATTTTacaagaaattttatttatcctTATTATGTG encodes:
- the LOC106396307 gene encoding ATP synthase subunit beta-1, mitochondrial-like, which translates into the protein MASRRVLSSLLRSSSARSAAKFGSRNPRLPSPSPARRAAPFGDILGRVAEYSTSSPANSAAAGPAKDEGKKKSYDYGGKGAIGKVCQVIGAIVDVRFEDQEGLPPIMTSLEVQDHPTRLVLEVSHHLGQNVVRTIAMDGTEGLVRGRRVLNTGAPITVPVGRATLGRIMNVLGEPIDERGEIKTEHYLPIHRDAPALVDLATGQEILATGIKVVDLLAPYQRGGKIGLFGGAGVGKTVLIMELINNVAKAHGGFSVFAGVGERTREGNDLYREMIESGVIKLGEKQSESKCALVYGQMNEPPGARARVGLTGLTVAEYFRDAEGQDVLLFIDNIFRFTQANSEVSALLGRIPSAVGYQPTLASDLGALQERITTTKKGSITSVQAIYVPADDLTDPAPATTFAHLDATTVLSRQISELGIYPAVDPLDSTSRMLSPHILGEEHYNTARGVQKVLQNYKNLQDIIAILGMDELSEDDKLTVARARKIQRFLSQPFHVAEIFTGAPGKYVDLKENINSFQGLLDGKYDDLPEQSFYMVGGIDEVVAKAEKISKEAAA